In Vibrio celticus, one genomic interval encodes:
- a CDS encoding peptidylprolyl isomerase, with protein MITFTTNFGDIEIELNLEKAPVTSKNFLKYCQDGFYEGTTFHRVIEGFMIQGGGHTIDMTEKPTRAPIVNEANRGLKNVIGSVAMARTDAPHSATAQFFINLDDNDFLDHTSTTNAGWGYAVFGKVSAGMDVVNKIAVAPTTIRWGHEDVPCEDIVITKVTINE; from the coding sequence ATGATTACTTTCACCACCAACTTTGGCGATATCGAGATTGAACTGAACCTTGAAAAAGCGCCAGTAACGTCGAAAAACTTCCTTAAATACTGCCAAGACGGTTTCTACGAAGGCACGACATTTCACCGTGTTATTGAAGGTTTCATGATTCAAGGTGGTGGTCACACTATCGACATGACAGAAAAACCCACTCGTGCACCGATCGTCAACGAAGCAAACCGTGGCTTGAAGAATGTGATTGGTTCTGTGGCAATGGCTCGTACTGATGCACCACATTCTGCAACGGCGCAGTTCTTCATCAACCTTGATGACAACGATTTCCTAGATCACACCTCAACAACCAATGCTGGCTGGGGTTACGCGGTATTTGGCAAGGTTTCAGCGGGTATGGATGTGGTAAACAAAATCGCTGTCGCACCAACAACCATTCGTTGGGGACACGAAGATGTGCCTTGCGAAGATATTGTGATTACTAAAGTCACCATCAACGAGTAA
- a CDS encoding glycosyl transferase family protein, whose amino-acid sequence MISTEENKQSMSSILECIRTVGRGERGRKPLSFEQAYRIMDEYLSGEVGDDQMAMLLMLIRVQNETNEEIAGFVKAFQSRVPDLGADIDWPCYAGKRNDNASGKPWNLLAAKILADNGYKVLMHGYMDKPSGRTHVESHLQDVGVQSAESPEHAKSILEQDGIAYLPLANFAPEAQTMIGWKHRYGLRTPINTVVRALNPGGGRLGLRGSFHPGFPQLHAEVEHVIGNKSRSVISFKGMNGESEYNPKVSQTVWMSSPDKVESFYWEEMMNLELPLPSQCVLGTSAEEMALMANTVVDSMTAILFAETHDKTEAYQKAVRLWHEYCAR is encoded by the coding sequence TTGATATCAACGGAAGAGAATAAACAATCAATGAGTAGTATTTTAGAGTGTATTCGTACAGTTGGACGAGGAGAAAGAGGGCGTAAGCCTTTATCGTTCGAACAAGCCTACCGCATCATGGATGAGTATTTAAGCGGAGAGGTCGGTGACGACCAAATGGCTATGCTACTGATGCTGATTCGTGTGCAGAATGAAACTAATGAAGAGATCGCTGGCTTTGTAAAAGCGTTTCAATCTCGAGTGCCAGATTTAGGCGCTGATATTGATTGGCCGTGTTATGCAGGTAAGCGTAACGATAACGCCAGTGGCAAGCCTTGGAACTTGTTGGCAGCAAAAATACTCGCTGACAATGGCTATAAAGTCTTAATGCATGGCTATATGGATAAGCCGAGCGGTAGGACGCACGTTGAAAGCCATTTGCAAGATGTCGGTGTGCAAAGTGCTGAGAGCCCTGAACATGCTAAGTCGATTCTTGAACAAGACGGCATTGCTTATTTACCGCTAGCTAACTTTGCGCCCGAAGCACAAACCATGATTGGTTGGAAACACCGTTACGGTTTGAGAACACCAATTAACACGGTAGTTCGTGCGTTGAATCCTGGTGGTGGTCGTTTAGGTTTGCGTGGCAGTTTCCATCCTGGCTTCCCACAACTTCATGCGGAAGTTGAGCATGTTATTGGTAATAAATCCCGCTCGGTGATTTCATTCAAAGGGATGAACGGTGAGTCGGAATATAATCCTAAAGTTAGCCAAACGGTGTGGATGAGCTCCCCTGACAAAGTCGAATCGTTCTACTGGGAAGAGATGATGAACCTAGAGTTGCCACTTCCTAGTCAATGTGTACTTGGCACATCGGCTGAAGAGATGGCGTTAATGGCGAATACCGTTGTCGACAGCATGACAGCCATTCTCTTTGCGGAAACGCACGATAAAACTGAGGCATACCAGAAAGCGGTGCGTCTGTGGCATGAGTATTGTGCGCGTTAA
- a CDS encoding zinc/cadmium/mercury/lead-transporting ATPase — protein sequence MCAKHAACRSTKVDVQPQAAGASCSSPKISSITAAGTSSCCSSTTASASADDCCGSDSGEEDRLPLTESLNAQFSKSWLVAGMDCPACARKIENAISNIDGVIQAKVLFATEKLVVKFDNESLADTIEQVSIKTGFPLSEVGSKKEKQQPETFWQAYIQPNFQIIAIAAAMLFAALLKSTYPQLSEGLFTATCLLGLYPVAKKAVQLARSGTPFAIETLMSVAALGALYLGETAEAAMVLMLFLIGERLEAFASSRARSGVQALMALVPENATKIINGERVEVAVSELVPGDVIEVAAGSRLPADGQLITDAASFDESALTGESVPVEHIEGNSIMAGAVVVDKVVRITITSKQGENAIDRILHLIEEAESRKAPLERFLDKFSRWYTPLMMLVALLVIITPPLLFAQPWETWVYRGLALLLIACPCALVISTPAAITSGLAAAAKRGALIKGGAALEQLGKIQTIAFDKTGTLTEGKPQVTDIQPLSGWQQDAMLRVVGAIEVGSTHPLAQSLVAKVKELNVEIPESHNKKALIGSGVEGDVDGVKYQVLSPSKVTFELGADVVSQVEALEGEGKTVVVVLEVKDQEELTEQATAVIGLIAWQDTLRSDAKLAIERLNELGIQSIMLTGDNPRSAAAISSKIGMQYKASLLPSDKVSYVEELSQQSHVAMVGDGINDAPAMKTANVGIAMGGGTDVALETADSALTHNRLTELPAMIELSQATMNNIRQNVALALGLKGVFLVTSLLGITGLWVAVLADSGATALVTLNALRLLRFKSKAD from the coding sequence ATGTGCGCAAAACATGCAGCGTGCCGCTCAACAAAAGTGGACGTTCAACCTCAAGCGGCAGGAGCAAGTTGCTCTAGCCCTAAAATTTCCAGCATCACGGCAGCGGGTACTTCATCATGCTGTAGTTCTACGACGGCTTCTGCATCAGCAGATGATTGTTGTGGTTCAGACAGTGGAGAAGAAGACCGGCTGCCCTTAACTGAGTCTCTTAACGCCCAATTTTCCAAAAGTTGGCTGGTTGCCGGAATGGACTGCCCAGCTTGTGCAAGAAAAATAGAAAACGCGATCAGTAATATTGACGGTGTTATTCAAGCGAAGGTTCTCTTTGCTACCGAAAAACTGGTTGTTAAATTCGATAATGAAAGTCTTGCCGACACCATTGAACAGGTCTCTATCAAAACGGGTTTCCCTCTTTCGGAAGTCGGTTCTAAGAAAGAAAAACAACAACCTGAGACTTTTTGGCAAGCGTACATCCAACCTAATTTTCAGATTATCGCGATTGCAGCGGCAATGCTGTTCGCTGCGCTTCTGAAAAGTACATATCCTCAATTAAGTGAAGGCTTATTCACCGCAACCTGTCTACTCGGATTATATCCGGTGGCTAAGAAAGCGGTTCAGTTGGCACGTTCAGGTACACCTTTCGCAATAGAAACTCTAATGAGTGTTGCCGCGCTGGGTGCCTTGTACCTGGGCGAAACCGCGGAAGCGGCGATGGTTTTAATGTTGTTCTTGATTGGTGAGCGCTTAGAAGCGTTTGCTTCATCAAGAGCAAGAAGTGGCGTTCAAGCGCTAATGGCATTGGTACCAGAAAACGCAACCAAGATCATCAACGGCGAGCGTGTCGAAGTTGCAGTCAGTGAACTGGTTCCCGGTGATGTGATTGAAGTGGCGGCGGGCTCTCGTTTACCTGCTGATGGCCAACTGATTACCGACGCTGCAAGCTTCGATGAAAGTGCATTAACGGGGGAATCTGTTCCTGTTGAACATATCGAAGGCAATAGCATCATGGCTGGCGCTGTGGTGGTAGATAAAGTGGTGCGTATTACCATCACTTCAAAACAGGGTGAGAACGCGATCGATCGTATTCTTCACCTGATTGAAGAAGCAGAATCTCGTAAAGCACCGCTCGAGCGATTCCTCGATAAGTTCAGTCGCTGGTATACACCGTTAATGATGTTGGTGGCTCTGTTAGTCATCATCACACCACCATTGTTGTTCGCACAGCCATGGGAAACATGGGTCTATCGTGGTTTAGCGCTATTGTTGATTGCTTGTCCGTGTGCGTTGGTTATCTCAACTCCAGCCGCGATTACGTCTGGTTTAGCAGCCGCCGCGAAACGTGGTGCGCTAATTAAAGGCGGCGCAGCGCTAGAGCAGCTTGGAAAAATTCAAACCATTGCCTTCGATAAGACGGGCACACTGACTGAAGGTAAACCTCAGGTTACGGACATTCAGCCTCTATCGGGTTGGCAACAAGATGCGATGCTTCGTGTGGTTGGAGCAATTGAAGTGGGTTCTACTCACCCATTGGCGCAGTCGCTAGTTGCTAAAGTGAAAGAACTGAATGTCGAAATTCCAGAGTCACACAACAAGAAAGCGTTGATTGGTAGTGGTGTTGAAGGTGATGTTGATGGTGTTAAGTATCAGGTTCTGTCACCGTCTAAAGTCACGTTCGAACTTGGTGCCGATGTGGTTTCTCAGGTAGAAGCATTAGAAGGCGAGGGCAAGACGGTTGTGGTTGTTCTTGAGGTTAAAGATCAAGAAGAGTTAACAGAGCAAGCTACGGCTGTGATTGGTCTGATTGCTTGGCAAGATACGTTACGCAGTGACGCTAAGCTTGCGATTGAACGACTTAATGAATTAGGTATTCAATCTATCATGCTGACCGGCGATAACCCGCGCAGTGCAGCCGCGATCAGTAGCAAGATTGGTATGCAGTACAAGGCAAGCCTATTGCCAAGCGACAAGGTATCTTACGTTGAGGAGTTATCTCAACAGTCGCACGTGGCGATGGTCGGTGATGGCATTAATGATGCACCAGCAATGAAAACGGCGAATGTCGGCATCGCAATGGGTGGTGGTACGGATGTCGCTTTGGAAACGGCGGATTCAGCACTGACTCATAACCGTTTAACTGAGCTGCCAGCGATGATTGAACTGTCGCAAGCGACCATGAACAACATCCGTCAAAACGTAGCCCTTGCGCTTGGTTTGAAGGGCGTATTCTTGGTGACAAGCTTGCTAGGTATTACCGGTCTGTGGGTTGCAGTTTTAGCGGATAGTGGTGCAACTGCATTGGTGACATTGAACGCATTGCGTCTGCTTCGATTTAAATCTAAAGCGGATTAA
- a CDS encoding CBS domain-containing protein: MHSIKVKDYMTQQVVTFTPDMPLSLALDKVMRSHHMGGPVIDDNEQVIGFLSEQDLLEKLVKVSYFCQDTHLVGDCMYQEVLSVSPDLSIIELADMMQVGKPKAYPVIDNRKLVGIITRTDVLRAIGKNLEECFKHQV, encoded by the coding sequence ATGCATTCTATTAAAGTGAAAGATTACATGACGCAGCAGGTTGTGACATTTACTCCTGATATGCCGTTAAGTCTAGCGTTAGATAAAGTGATGCGCAGCCACCACATGGGTGGGCCCGTAATCGATGATAACGAACAAGTGATTGGCTTCCTTTCAGAGCAGGATTTACTCGAGAAACTTGTGAAGGTCAGTTACTTCTGCCAAGACACACACCTTGTGGGTGACTGTATGTACCAAGAAGTACTGTCGGTGTCCCCTGACTTATCCATTATTGAATTGGCGGACATGATGCAGGTTGGAAAACCTAAAGCATACCCTGTGATCGATAATCGAAAACTGGTGGGTATTATCACCAGAACTGATGTTTTGAGAGCAATTGGCAAGAACTTGGAAGAATGCTTCAAACATCAGGTATAG
- a CDS encoding c-type cytochrome, producing the protein MKKFTIALIIALPTIALPMISAAAADVVNNRQQAFSSIEEVSKQVDSELNNSDVDWLKVGELSEMLVEHGDVLNASFAEADKGGKAKKEIWSKPEKFNQLMLQMNQGFAELYQASVEQDLSSAEQGLNSANKTCKGCHRTYRSRW; encoded by the coding sequence ATGAAAAAATTCACTATCGCTTTAATCATCGCACTACCAACGATTGCTCTGCCTATGATCTCTGCCGCCGCAGCGGATGTTGTAAATAATCGTCAACAGGCTTTTAGCTCTATTGAAGAGGTCAGTAAACAAGTCGATTCAGAATTGAATAACAGTGACGTGGATTGGCTGAAGGTGGGCGAGTTAAGTGAAATGTTGGTGGAACATGGTGATGTCTTGAACGCGAGTTTTGCTGAAGCTGACAAAGGGGGTAAGGCCAAGAAGGAGATTTGGAGTAAGCCTGAGAAATTCAATCAACTGATGTTACAGATGAATCAAGGTTTTGCAGAGCTGTATCAGGCGAGTGTTGAACAAGACTTGTCGAGTGCAGAGCAAGGGTTAAATTCTGCGAATAAGACGTGCAAAGGGTGTCACCGTACTTATCGTTCTCGTTGGTAA
- a CDS encoding MATE family efflux transporter: MSNQTAKFIEGSTMRHILVMSGAGSVGLMALFVVDLLDMLFISMLGQVELAAAVGFAGTLTFFSTSVSIGTSIAMGALVSKAIGSKNQEHARNLSTSIMMTAFVISSTITAIMFAYIPELLAAIGAKGIAAERAQAYLQILLPSGPFLALAMAAGAGLRAAGDAKRSMWATLSGGIVNAILDPLFIFGFGWNIEGAAIASVVARFSVLFFSLYPLIRSHQLVAPPSFVQWRLNIRPILAIALPAIITNTATPIGNAIVTTGIAQYGEDFVAGFAVIGRLTPVCFAVIFALSGAVGPIIGQNFGAERMDRVKETLNNSLLVTTAYTIAVCILLYFVQGYVIQGFSLQGDAAIIVAAFCTYVALTFTFNGALFVANTSFNNLGKPLYSTALNLGKATLGTLPFVYLGSQWYGALGVLYGQALGNVLFGILGILVLRHHIAELMQGSQVDPVEDDVSIVSLNTQPFCSHDAVLIDDVSANREECAELKSQ; this comes from the coding sequence ATGTCAAATCAAACGGCAAAGTTTATTGAAGGTTCAACGATGCGCCACATATTGGTGATGTCGGGGGCTGGCTCTGTCGGTTTGATGGCGTTATTTGTGGTCGACTTACTCGACATGCTGTTTATCAGTATGCTCGGACAGGTCGAATTGGCTGCTGCGGTAGGCTTTGCAGGTACGCTGACTTTTTTCTCTACCTCCGTTTCGATTGGTACTTCCATTGCCATGGGCGCATTAGTGTCCAAAGCCATCGGCTCAAAGAATCAAGAGCACGCTCGAAACCTAAGCACCAGTATCATGATGACTGCGTTTGTTATCAGTTCAACCATAACTGCAATCATGTTCGCTTATATTCCAGAGCTGCTAGCCGCGATAGGCGCTAAAGGGATTGCGGCCGAGCGCGCTCAAGCTTACCTACAGATTTTGCTACCAAGTGGTCCATTTTTGGCGTTAGCGATGGCAGCGGGTGCGGGCTTAAGAGCAGCAGGTGATGCCAAACGTTCGATGTGGGCAACTTTGTCGGGCGGCATTGTTAACGCGATTCTCGATCCTCTGTTTATTTTTGGTTTTGGTTGGAACATCGAAGGGGCGGCTATCGCTTCGGTTGTCGCTCGTTTCTCGGTGCTATTCTTTTCGCTTTATCCTCTTATTCGCAGCCATCAGCTGGTGGCTCCGCCTTCTTTTGTGCAATGGCGTCTTAATATTCGACCAATATTGGCGATTGCGTTGCCTGCGATTATCACTAATACCGCAACGCCTATCGGTAATGCGATTGTGACAACGGGTATCGCACAATATGGTGAGGACTTTGTCGCGGGCTTTGCCGTGATAGGTCGTCTGACGCCAGTTTGTTTTGCGGTTATCTTTGCCTTGTCTGGCGCTGTGGGGCCAATCATTGGTCAGAACTTTGGTGCTGAACGCATGGACAGAGTAAAAGAAACACTCAACAACTCATTATTGGTTACTACGGCATACACCATTGCCGTTTGTATCTTGTTGTACTTCGTTCAAGGTTATGTCATTCAAGGCTTTAGTCTACAAGGTGATGCAGCAATTATTGTGGCAGCTTTCTGTACCTATGTGGCTTTAACCTTCACCTTTAACGGTGCGCTATTTGTTGCCAACACCTCTTTTAATAACTTAGGCAAACCGCTTTACTCGACAGCATTGAATTTGGGCAAAGCGACGTTAGGTACTCTGCCGTTCGTCTATCTAGGTTCGCAGTGGTATGGCGCTTTGGGTGTTCTCTATGGTCAAGCCTTGGGTAATGTTTTGTTCGGGATTTTAGGTATCTTGGTACTTCGACATCATATCGCTGAGCTGATGCAAGGTTCTCAAGTTGATCCAGTGGAAGATGATGTGTCGATTGTCAGTTTGAACACTCAGCCGTTTTGTTCACACGATGCGGTGCTTATCGATGATGTATCGGCAAACCGTGAAGAGTGTGCGGAGCTTAAATCTCAGTAA
- a CDS encoding cytochrome b/b6 domain-containing protein, which yields MKIWDLPTRLYHWLQAALFIGLAASGFNGQGPHVYLGLALFSLILWRLVWGIVGSDTSRFSQFISSPKSAWNYLRGKARPKPGHNPLGAWMVIGMITTLFIQCMTGLVIAGFFDAIPGSELVITDAIFDVLCAVHGIAARMLVVFVVLHLVAIIIYKLRSKPLVLAMITGKQNHSASTDYFRNSSQLAFSSNRKALLVLIASVLVTMTIVVISQ from the coding sequence ATGAAAATCTGGGATCTACCAACTCGACTTTATCACTGGCTTCAAGCCGCACTCTTTATTGGTCTTGCTGCATCAGGATTTAACGGACAAGGCCCCCATGTTTACTTGGGCCTCGCACTGTTCAGTCTGATTTTATGGCGCTTGGTTTGGGGAATCGTCGGCAGTGATACCAGTCGTTTTTCTCAATTCATTAGCTCACCGAAATCGGCTTGGAATTACTTACGTGGAAAGGCTCGCCCAAAACCGGGACATAATCCGTTGGGTGCCTGGATGGTGATAGGAATGATCACGACTCTGTTTATCCAATGTATGACAGGGCTTGTGATTGCTGGTTTCTTTGATGCGATCCCAGGCTCGGAACTCGTGATTACTGATGCAATATTCGATGTGTTATGTGCGGTGCATGGCATTGCCGCTCGCATGTTAGTGGTCTTTGTCGTGCTGCACTTGGTGGCCATTATCATCTACAAACTGCGTTCAAAACCGCTGGTTCTTGCCATGATCACAGGCAAACAAAACCATTCAGCGTCAACGGATTATTTCAGAAATAGCAGTCAATTGGCTTTTTCATCAAATAGGAAAGCGTTGTTGGTGCTAATTGCATCGGTATTAGTTACGATGACAATAGTTGTAATATCACAGTAA
- a CDS encoding TetR/AcrR family transcriptional regulator, which yields MTVKKTLSQRKRESIVAAAIAEFTERGYKATSMDKISSRAEVSKRTVYNHFASKELLLDEILDSIWSKTLAATHFPYQAELPLEEQLSSIANQELELLESEGFIDLSRVLFSEYFHNAELAHQAMEKYSQAESGLTTWIKAALADGRLIDLDPQFASTQFIGLLKSFAFWPQIIGHVPSPDAGHKQVIITSSVEMFLKQYQA from the coding sequence ATGACTGTAAAAAAAACACTGAGCCAAAGAAAACGTGAATCGATCGTTGCCGCTGCTATCGCAGAGTTTACTGAGCGCGGCTACAAGGCGACCAGCATGGATAAAATATCGAGTCGCGCAGAAGTATCAAAGCGCACCGTATACAATCACTTTGCCAGTAAAGAACTCCTTTTAGATGAGATTCTAGACAGTATTTGGAGCAAAACTCTGGCCGCTACGCATTTCCCTTATCAAGCAGAACTGCCACTTGAAGAACAGCTTTCATCGATAGCCAATCAAGAACTTGAGTTACTTGAGTCTGAAGGCTTCATCGACCTGTCACGCGTGTTGTTCTCAGAGTATTTCCATAACGCAGAACTGGCGCATCAAGCGATGGAAAAATATTCCCAAGCAGAAAGTGGACTTACAACCTGGATTAAAGCCGCATTGGCAGACGGTCGTCTAATCGATCTTGACCCACAATTCGCCTCCACGCAGTTCATTGGCCTGCTTAAGTCTTTTGCGTTTTGGCCGCAAATCATTGGTCATGTGCCGTCACCGGATGCTGGGCACAAACAAGTGATCATTACTTCAAGTGTCGAGATGTTCCTTAAACAATATCAGGCGTGA